DNA from Kitasatospora acidiphila:
CGCGACACCAGCCGGCGCACCCGTGCCGAGCCCGGCACTCCGGGCGCCGTCCGGGACGGGGGCGGATGCGGAGGGCGAGGAGACTCCCGAGGAGATCCACCCCCTGCTGATCGTGCCGATCGCCGCGCTGGACCTGGCCGGCATGCGCGCACTCGCCTATGCCGCCTCGCTCCGACAGCCCGTCCTCGCCCTGCACATCAGCCCCAGCGCGTTCGAGGCCGAGCGCTTCCGCGAGTACTGGAACCAGTGGGGCGACCACCTGCCGCTCAAGATCGTCCTCTCCCCCTACCGCGCGATCGTCGCTCCCCTGGTCAACTACATCGAGTCCCTCCACCGCCAGCGCCCGGACCTCACCCTGACCGTCATCCTCCCGGAGATCGTCGTACGGCACCGGCGCCACCGACTCCTGCACAACCGCCTCGCACCGCGGCTGCGCAGAGCGCTGCGGCCCCTGCCGAAGATCGTCGTCACCACGGTCCCGTTCCACGTGTAGGACGGCAGGGGAATCGGCCACCGGGTCAGCGGTCGTGGAGCCCGGCGCGGTCGGCGGCCTCCTCGGCGGCCTGCAGATGGCGCCGGCCGTCCTCGCCGAGCGCCGAGAGCACCCCCGCGATGAGCGTCTCGACGACCGCCAGGGTCGGCACGTAACTGTCGTACGGCGACGGCGCGATGACCTGGCTCGCCAGCACCACCTCGGCGTACTGCGCCACCGGCGACAGCCAGGCGTCGGTGAACAGCACCACGCGGGCGCCGCGCTCCTGCGCCAGCTGGGCCACCGTCAGTTTGTCGGCCTCGTAGCGCCGGTAGTCGAACACCACCAGCACGTCGCGGCGGCCGAGCGTGGCCAGGACGGCGGTGCGCTCCACATCGCGGCCGGGCACCAGGCGCACGTCGTCCCGCAACTGCATCAGGTGCAGGCCCAGGTACTCGGCGAGCAGGTGGGTGAACCGGCCGCCGAACAGCGTGATCCGGCGCTTCGGGTCGGCCAGCACCTGGACGGCGCGCTCCAGGTCGTGGGGCGGCAGTTCGGCGAGCGTGCGGGTGACGGCGGTGCCGAGCACCCGGTCCGGCGTGAGGTCCTGCGCCTCGGGCTCGCGGCCGTATCCGGGGGTGGTGTACAGCGACAGCGGTGAGGCGTTGCGCTCGTCGAGCTCACCGCGCAGGGCGGCCTGGAAGTCGGGAAAGCCGCGGTAGCCGAGGCGGTTGACGAAGCGGACGACGGTGGGCGCGCTGACGCCCGCGCGTTCGGCGAGCACCGCGACGGTCTCGAACCCGGCGGACGGATAGGCGGCCAGCAGCACCCGGGCCACCTTGCGCTCGGCAGGACTGAGCTCCCCCAGTTTCTGCCGGATCTCCTCAGCCAGCGTGCTGCGGGCCATCGTCCTGCCTGCCTTTCCTGCCGTCGGCACCGTGCCGGTACCGTCCGGTCGGCACCTTGTCGGCACCGTCCGGTCGGCACCTTGTCGGCACCGTCCGGTCGGCACCGCCCGTGTCCGGCGAGCCTACTGCGCGGTCGCCGGCTCGCCGGCCGCGCAGCGATCCGCGGCCCGCGGCCCGCGCGGTGGGCTCCTGCACCGGCCACGGCGCTGTACAACCGGTGCAGGAGGTCTGTGTCCCCGGGTCAGCCCGTCCGCTCGTCGCCGAGCCGGGCGATCAGGGCGGCCAGCAGGGCGACCCGCGCCGGCACGGTCGTGACGTCGAGCCACTCCTGCGGGGTGTGGTCGGCCCCGCCGACCGGGCCGAGCCCGTCCAGCACCGGCACCCCGGCACCCGCGATGAGGTTGGCGTCACCGACACCGCCGGTCGCCGCCGCGCCGAACACCAGGCCCAGCTGCTCCCCGGCCGCCAGGGCGTGCGCGAGGATGCGGCGGGCGGCGGGAGTGTCCTCCATCGGCGGGCAGACCTCCAGCAGCTCGACCCGCACGGACGTCCCCGGGACCCGGGTCCGCGCCGCGACCTGTTCGAGCGCGGCGCGACCGCGCGCCAGGCCCGCGCCGGTGGCGGACCGCACCTCGACGCGCAGCTCGGCCTCCGGGCAGACGATGTTGGCGCGGTGGCCGGCCCGGATGACGCCGACGTTGACCGTCACGTCGCCCAGCCGGCCGTTGAGGGCCTGGAGGGCGATGACCAACCGGGCCGCCGCCAGGGCGGCGTTGGCCCCGCGCTCCGGCTCCACCCCGGCGTGCGCGGCGCGGCCGCTGACCGTGAGCACGTAGTCCGCCACCCCCTTGCGGGCGACGACGAGGTCCCCGTTCTCGCGGGCGCACTCCAGCGCCAGCGCGTAGTGCATGCCACGCGCGGTGCGTTCGGTGACGGAACGGCTGGCCGGTGAGCCGATCTCCTCGTCCGGGGTGGCGAGGAACACCAACTCGGCGTACCCGTCCAACCCGACGGCGTCCAGGACCTCCAGGGCGGTGAGCCCGGCCAGCAGCCCGCCCTTGTCGTCGCTGGCACCGGGGCCGTGGGCCAGCGCGCCGTCGATCCGCAGCGGCCGCGCGGCGGCGGTG
Protein-coding regions in this window:
- a CDS encoding MurR/RpiR family transcriptional regulator: MARSTLAEEIRQKLGELSPAERKVARVLLAAYPSAGFETVAVLAERAGVSAPTVVRFVNRLGYRGFPDFQAALRGELDERNASPLSLYTTPGYGREPEAQDLTPDRVLGTAVTRTLAELPPHDLERAVQVLADPKRRITLFGGRFTHLLAEYLGLHLMQLRDDVRLVPGRDVERTAVLATLGRRDVLVVFDYRRYEADKLTVAQLAQERGARVVLFTDAWLSPVAQYAEVVLASQVIAPSPYDSYVPTLAVVETLIAGVLSALGEDGRRHLQAAEEAADRAGLHDR
- a CDS encoding M20/M25/M40 family metallo-hydrolase; translation: MSGPARQQCRDTSALLALAEQRLGAYLDGLAELVAIDSGSYSPDGVNRVADWTAARLAALGFATERIAVPPAHGHRSGDVVVARRSGSLPEADGGRRILLAAHLDTVFEDGTAAARPLRIDGALAHGPGASDDKGGLLAGLTALEVLDAVGLDGYAELVFLATPDEEIGSPASRSVTERTARGMHYALALECARENGDLVVARKGVADYVLTVSGRAAHAGVEPERGANAALAAARLVIALQALNGRLGDVTVNVGVIRAGHRANIVCPEAELRVEVRSATGAGLARGRAALEQVAARTRVPGTSVRVELLEVCPPMEDTPAARRILAHALAAGEQLGLVFGAAATGGVGDANLIAGAGVPVLDGLGPVGGADHTPQEWLDVTTVPARVALLAALIARLGDERTG